TTGTGGACTGTTGTAGGATGACTTTTTTTGGTAAAAGATAGTATGTATGGgaaatttcataaaaggtaTCAACAGCCTTCTCCCTTGTTCAAAAATCCGATATTTGTTACCTAtctgttaaattcaaatattttcgtGTGTCTGGCCtcagaccacaattattctcctcctttgctacaatgctgcttttggtaaaagtcaaataaaattaacaatttgcaccgtttcaaacatgaaataaatctaACTGCTTATATGTAGACCATCATTAgtctaataaaatatcattatgCTTCTAGGACAATCCGTCagtgttattttcttttcttttgagaGCCTCATTAAGATGTCAATGGTAGGATATGCATCATGTATAAATGATTATAAGGCTAATTTGAGGGGTggtcggaggggtcctgatcccgaaatcccgcgCTTTAAACCATGTAATCCAGAGACGcagaattaaaagaaatgcataTCCCGAAATCacgaaatcgaaaaatatatttccggaggtcttctcgtttaatagtatagaagaTATTAGATATATATGGTGGTTAAATGCTCCACAGAGATTCTGCAATATTTGTATATGCATACAGAACCATGGTAAACACAACTTACTTACAGTACATACGCAATAACGTTTAGAATTgagataattgtaaaattaaaagaagaaaaaaaattaataggaATAAACCGTTCCTATAATGTTCATTATTTTCTCTTGATGAAATAAATACGGAAGTAACTGCTATTCCTTTTTTTTAGATCATCTACGACTATCTAAAGAACAAATCAAAAGGATAAGAAAATGGCAAAAAATGGCGTTCGAGAATGCGGAGAATGTAAGTATTTAGCCTGCGTTTTGAGGACGAGCAACATAAAATTAGTGGATTGTTATACACATTGAGTTATAATGAATATTGATAGattaacttgcattttgaaCGGACTTTCGAATTAACAAGGCAAGCTCTAAATGGTAGGAGATCAggttgtaatatatttttataagaccGCAAATAAATTGGTATCACATCGTCGTCGTCCGCAGACAGCTGGTTTCCGGACAATAGCTTAAGGTGTATAGAAATCTaggaaatttaaacacaatgtttataaccatGAAAGGAAGGTCGGGATCGATTTTGGAGGTTATGGTAAAAAAGGGGCcgaaataagtatttttctagtttccaaacaataacttatgtttaagcagtggcggatccagaggggggggggggggggggttccgggggtgcgcacccccccctttatttttgccgatcaatgcatttgtatcgggacatatgttttgcaccctccctttgccctgggttagcaccccccctttcgaaaattcctgcatccgccactgtttaagtgtatgaatctctctgaaaatAAACCACAAGTCTTCATACCACAAATGGATGATTATGATTGACCTTGGGTTTTATGGCCTAACCTTTTTAGGcattaggggcaaaaaagggaGGAACTAAAGGATTTCCTGTTTAATGGACAAGTAAGACAATTCAAAAGCAGTTTAAGGGAGGTAAGCCAAACACATTTAAAGTACAATGTTGTGTATGCtttgattacctcccttatactgcttgtaaattatgtataaagaaatgttgTATCGTCTTGAAGTGATTTAGCTGTCTACAGTCTTTTTTAATGAGTGTGTTAcctttatacatgtacagtatCGAAAAAAAATTACGCATAATTGTTTATATGGTGTAAGCAAACTAACATTTGTTTCATTCTACTTTCAATTGTAGCCATCATTTTCGAGGACAAACAAATTAACAGCTGGAGCTTATAAAATCTTCCAAGACAAACATCTACTCAGTGAAGATGATGAGAAAGCAAGTCAAGAGGAATCGGAAGACTCTGATGAAGATTTCGATGGCGATTTTAGCCATCTGTTTGATGGTTTAGTAGGACCTAACGGAAAAGTAAATCTGACTACAACACCTGGAGGCAAACCCAAAGGTACCAAATTCCATCATTACCGTTTGGTCAAACTATAAACATCTGCTATCCGTCGTTCATGTGCCTGCATCGTTCAGTGTATATCTCCATAAAATTGCATATCAcgactttgtgacgtcaaatatgCTTGACTCGGGCCTGTCACCGACGACAAAATGtttcaccgtacggcctttaacaattaCCGAAACtcaaagataaaataaataaaacagaaaacaaacaacataataTTTACTAATTCATAATTAAAACCGAAACATATATAACTGACAAATGAcgaaatacaaaacaaaaattaaacatttaaccGTTGTGCATTCTTAACATTAaagatccattggtggccttcagctgttgtctgctttataGTCGGggtgttgtcgctttgacacattccccatttcctttctcaactttattaatgtttttttttcttatcagGAACGTATAATTTCAAAGGTCTTCATTGAAACTATTTGATTGTTTCAGTTGACAAAGACACCCCTCCAGAAATAATCCCCATGATGACGAGTATGGTCAATAAGAATTTGATGTACGCACCAACCAAAGCTAACGCAGAAGCAGTAAGatgttacatttatttctttaatttcacaAATAACTGTTTCCTTGCTTTCTTGTATCcctttgaattaaattaaaggTCAGCTTTATTATGACTTAATTTATTCATCaggtaaaacaataatttttactcaaactttttttttcttttttttttaattatgttaaaGACAATCAGTTGATTATACCAACTtcgaatttttgtttttgaataaaacaattatccGCAAAAGATTGTGTGTTAGTTGTTTGCTTGACTTCCAATCGCAGATATTACACACATTTGCAGGACAAGAACAAATAACGAGAACATGCACTTAACGGATATAGGTACTGCAAAGAAGTTCGAGTATAGGAATAAAACACGGGAAATTTGCAATGCCACTTGTTAAAGAGGAACTATTGGATAGAGGCAGATATCATCACAAGCTTcttagtttttttgtattttactaacttcgcaaatacatgaaattaaaatctaaGAACACATTCGGAGTAAGCTGTATAGTTATGCCATATCAGCTTATCATATTCAGACAGGAATCAAAATTGCAAATTATATAACGAGGGTATTCTGAATATAAGTTTTAAAGTGCAATTCATGTTATCTTTTCTCAGCTCGAAGAATGGATCGGGGAAAATAGACACACAATCAGTGCGAAAGAAACAATAAGAAGAGAAAAACAGTTAGAAGTCATGAAacacattttaaagttgtatgaTGAAGAGAAAGAAGGTGAAAGTCGTAAAATCTCAGAAGaaaggaaaatgaaaattttagaaCTCAATGCCGCATTTGACGAACTTGGAGATTTGCCACctgaagttgaaaaaaaatctgtaagtGAAATAAACTATATaccgtaaacatattttttgtgcaAATGCAAAACAATATTAATTAGGCATATGAAATACTGTAggaattaaaagacaaaaacgatgaaaaaacGAAAAGGATATAATATTCAGAAGAAccgtatatatatagatttagacttgtttatattttttcgtttgtgCTTgcatcatattttccctccggtttatatgatccgttcatcctattgACTCTTacaattcaagagtctatctaaaaatgTGGGTAaattttatatggccttccaaataccgtttcgattcctatcatcactgaagagacatttattgtcgaaaacCAGATATggtgtacaaataaaatattgacaccttatgtttgAGGAATAATATCTTAGCCGCtagttaattgttttctgtttagtattaaagttatattacgattcattttgttacatcttgatcaattttatttggcaatcgccaatggcagtcagcagggttaaagaacatcatttgttcgacctgttagtcaaatgcgttttgtttaaatatactttttcacttttttggtcttttggaaaatgttgtttgtgctgtatttagacccttctacaacgaaatttgttttacatgcacacgtaacacgtataaaaaaaaatgcgggttttatccaacgcaatcataggtttgaacgtagttttcaatttagactcatttatatatatatatacaagtctaaattgaaaactacgtttaaacctaatgattgcgttggataaaagcTTTCTCCTTATTTCtgaatataatatacatttaaaaaaagaaatgatgtaAATCTTGGTGATTCATTGTACACACCTATATCGGCAAGATggataataaataatattatatagcTATCCAACTGTTTTTATGGGATCATTGAATTACTGTAATAAGTTCTTTTCTTAAATCCTCAGCTGATAAATAATGTAGAATTTATTTTAGAACTGAGGTTCTAATTACACAGGgaaaaaggcaaatatcaaaaataccaaactcttaggaaaattcaaaaagatagAGTCCCGTATTAAATGGGAAAAAAAGGTCACtcacatcaaatgaatgaaaacaaCGGTCAAAccatcaaatgaatggaaaaaAAGGTCAAACCATTTGTACCTGCTGAAAgtaaatctagaaaagcgcttcggacgcatgaaaaatataaagtgttgttttcatgTTTAACATATTGGTCACAGAAGTTGAAGAATTCATTCTCCAAAAGGATATATCAAAACAGATAAATTCGGATTAAATCCAAAAGGATATATCAAAACAGATAAATTCGGATTAAATCCAAAAGGATATATCAAAACAGATAAATTCGGATTAAATTAGTACCTTCTTCGtgaaagtattaaaaaaaactgaactccaagcctaattgattcaaattccacaaaatgtaacaaaatcaaGCTTATTAATCAACGGAACGAGCGAAAAACAACTGACAAATTTTATAAGAACTTCTTTATAAGGTTTGAATgttatttccataaaaaaaacatttctttcgCCGAACAGCAATTTTGCGACATTGAAATAGATAACAGTTATCTTCCGTAGACCGATTCCAAATTACGTTAAGTCAAAAGAAATCGTGAAACTCTTTGTCATAGCTACACGAATAAATGTTAATtgtcaatgaattttgttttgcagAAAGAGTTCTACAAGGAAGCCGATTTTAACACACTTATCCCGGGTATGATGGAAACATTACAAGGTACAATGTCATCATTATTTATGGGACTTGGAAAGTCCTTGAACGGACAAAATACACCAGGGAAAAAGGGAGGAGAGGAAGAATGTGCAGttatgtaaaagaaaaagaaatgaagCATTTTGTGTATCTATTTTCTCCtgcatttattatatttgatactGACATTTTACCTTTGAAAGGGGAACAGCAAAGtctattattatgtttttcCCGAGGAGAGTCTCACATATTCAGAGGTTGTTTTGTACCATTTTATcatacataatttatatattaaatttttgttattaattttgtaGATTTGCGTTTAATATATATTCGAtgctgtttatttattttttagagcTCGAATCAAAGTTGCCTTGATAACTTTGCCTCTTTGTAATGGTGTCAGCTTTTAGTTAGTTAAGAGAAACCGTAATGGTTGACTTGGTAAAGTAATATGTTCATTTACACTTCTCCTATCACACAGTAAGACATGATGAGAGGCGCTAGTTTCTCTGTGTATAATATATGAATACGAGACCATGTGCGTCGGAATTTTGCGAATAATTTGTTACGTCTGAAACgcatatttttgacgttttggCAATATTTGTATCATTGTTTGAAACTATTATGAAAagtaataatttgttatatttttggaaACAGTAATACCTAATCTTTggatataaatttcaaaaagctGAACTATTAAGATTTCATAGAAAAGCTATTTATAAAAGTGCTCTGTCGCATTTCACGGCATTGACGCATTAACGTACTTAAGTAAATGAGACAAATCTGCATCCAAGTCGCAATTATTTCGCGGAATGTATAAATACACTGACACGTCTGGTCAGAACGGGGACTTTGAAATGTATATTTCGTACAGACAGTACCACGCTTGCAACACTTTGAGGGGTCGTCAGGCGGACTGCTGCAATGCTAAATTTCTATTCATTTTCAAGTGACAGTTTAAATTTCGGTCGACCACTTAAACAGTATCTGATTACAGAAACAAGGATAAGaacaaaaagacattttctcGTTACATTAGAATACAAGCCGAATTTTGCGTATAACAAATGGGCTAGTTTATGCCAATAAGTAGGTGCTGACATGAAAAGTATCATGAAAACGAAAACCAAACTTTAAATGGGCTTTGCATGTCCTTACCCTGtaagaaacagaaaaacaaaaacccAGCGTTAGGAGAAAAGTTGGAAAACAGGCTGCACATACTAGTACACTACCAATAATTTACCTATACttttttggtacatttctaCCCTCGTGCATATCAGTACTGTTAGGAAAGACTgaaaacttataatgttatactttcaatgaaatcagtactgattttgtcagtactgtttcagtactgattttgacagtactgttttagtactgattttgacagtactgttccagtactgattttgacagtactgttttagtactgattttgacagtactgtttcagtactgattttatcagtactgattttgacagtactgtttcagtactaattttgtcagtactgtttcagtactgatgtTGACAGTACTATTTCGGTATTGTTAttttcagtactgtttcagtactgatgtTGACAGTACTATTTCGGTATTGTTAttttcagtactgtttcagtagaTTTGGTGTTGTTAATCTTTTTAACTTGAATgtgtattgtttcaaaaaatatttggaactGAAAACTTTTAAACTCGGTAAGTATAGTATGCTATATAATAATTTGTGGcatattttgtatcttttgtagATATCTCTGATTAAGTGTTTATCATTAGAGAAGTTTTTACAATGTGCATCTCAGTACAATTGGTATCCAAATATAGGTTTGATAattctgtaaaaatattattattatccttTTTTTGCTGGTTACGTTTTTCTCTTAGACTATATCACCCTGCTGCGCAGATTTATTTTAGCGACGTGAACATGACCAAGGAAAATTATCAAGCTTACTCTCGTCTATCGAAATACTATTGAAGCGAAGGAGAAAACAACAGAAATGAAGCAAGATAAGCAGTTTATCGGATTTTACCCATTAGGAGCACATGaattcactcccggtttttaatTGAGTTCGTGTGGTCTTTTATGTGTTTTTCAAAGTGTTGTTGTAAATGCCCTTTTGTTTTGTGATTCTTTGCTTACTTCTTGATTTTGGTTGTGACTGTCTTTcagtgtttataaaaataatacgcaTTAGGAGCACCTGaattcactcccggtttttaatggagttcgtgttttttttatatatgtatttttcaatgtGTTGTTGTAAATGCCCTTTCGTTTTGTGATTCTTTGCttactttttgattttgattgtgactgtctttcagtgtttataaaaataatacgcaCTCGACATCAGGAAGATTCACACTGTGGTTCGaggctgatattttacagtatCAATTGTATAATAGcgcataatttatatatatcaaacaagattaaaatcttcaatactgttcattttttggtattttgctattgcttaaaatatgttgtaaataaTGCAGTTATATGTTACTATGTTAGGCAATGCATTATAATCAACACAAAACAATGTCTCGATTACCttatttttaatcataactggaatttcctttatttatcataaccattttttaatatataataaaacattcaatgtcATACCAACATGTGAAGTTTGTGGCAAAAATCTCTGTCATTTTCATGCCCCTTGGTTATTTTATGACCCTTTAAAgctcataaataaaacaatcaaagaaACAATTAATTTTGCATGTTTCATTGCTCTCCCCCTATGCCATCTTTTCTTTGGAATGCTTTGTTGAATGTCAGTTTCCCGGCTCTTTTCCTCAATTCAGTCCCGGATATGATGTGTCTTTTTACATGTACAGTGGTAATTCAAGAGGACACTTTTTAGTTCTAATATGAGCTCATTATAAGCATCCACCTTTAATGTTTTGGTACTTGTACGAAACTCAGGATTCAATGGTTTCTGATGAGTGCCATATTGTCTAGatacatcattttgtttataggtCTTCAATTTTCACATCGAACATTTCCATGTCTGCTTCTGTCTCCATTGCTGTTAATCATTCTGAGGAAAGAAAAtgtaatgaatttataaataataaaataaagaatggatatggggaatgtgtcaaagagacaacaacccgaccaaataaaaaacaacagcagaaggtcaccaacagctCTAGGCTACAATAAATTATCTTATGTTAAAACTTTCCTCATTTCTgtgttatgtaaaaataaaaagaatgcacAATTATGGAAGGGAATGGTATAACATCAAAATTTACttattactttatatactaCCATAAGTCCAGTAATCACTAATGGACTGGACTtcttatactacatgtatatataatattataatcaatcaaagttgaaatttgtttctaaataaaaaaaaagaggaaaatatgataatttaattCATCATCATCAAAGTATTGGTGTTtgccagtggcaagtatttcatacACGTGTAGCTTTAACCATCGGTCTATTTATGTGCTCTTTATAATAAGATCCGTGAAACAACGACGAaagacatttaaatatatactactgtgaaagtacttttattcgtggggtaccaattttcgtggttttcgtggatgactttatccacgaatttaagtgtccaacgaaataaaacaaccattgtccaaatctAGACGTGGAAAGATCCATATCGCTAGGTTTGACTACTCATggatatgatctagagaataaatatatagaataacGCCACATCTGGAGAATACTTTGATAtcagtcacagaactacaacgacatgcaggattatacccgttaaatctttaataacctaaactatacaacttttgatcttttaattctcataaaaaatatttttcatcgatgaaagtcagatttccggtattgatatgctagtataataaagtgttcattttatatcctcatagcTCTTGACGGTATATATAGGAAATAATAGTTTCTTGCTGGCTttggttttgataaaaaatatttgacaattaAAGATACGATTATCGCATTTGTTTATGATACTGTTTTCTTTGGGTGACATttttatggcctaattaacacctttgatggtctttaatctgttgatcactttatcataggttaattagtgttatcaATTTACAccggtcaatgtttactttgcaatttccttcaatccagactatttgtaaccttcgtttctaaagggttttttttttttagaaaactaaaatccacgaatttaaaaacccacgaacaggttaatattgctcaaaccacgaaaatttatacccacgaattaaagtactttcacagtaactACTTTATACAAAAGTACATTAATGTTTAATAGATTGAAgtggaaatttaatttaattgaaaatttatcgTACATAGTCATATATGTAGCACCTAGCCAGAGATGTTATACATCTATCTATGGTAGCACACAGAAACGTGTCCGATTCCTCAAAAACGCGTCAGTGTGACATCAATGATTTgataaacatgtcaaattgCACTGGCGAAACCACTTCTGCGGGACGCCGGTCGAGCAGTACCCTCAtagacatacattttgtaaaaagacaTTTATAGGCATCACCggataatattaaaacaatagaatttacttactatttataaacgatgatttaaactttacaaaacttattaaatgcaatatgttaatggttttttttttctaaatacgcatgacatatttgccactggacattaagtaATCAATAGTTAATTATGTGTTGTAAACTTAGCCTGCAGTTATGCTTGTTATGAATTACCTATGCTGAACAAACTAATGTTTATCAATGACATACAGTAAACGTGGTCAAGCACCGGgaagaaaatacaatataaaatgtacatcatgtattagttttctaAATTGTGAAGTACCTCTGTCTGaactttataataataataatcatattgataaagaaaatcataaattaaagcgcttcaaataaaaataactttttattgtgcaattttttttttta
This is a stretch of genomic DNA from Mytilus trossulus isolate FHL-02 chromosome 6, PNRI_Mtr1.1.1.hap1, whole genome shotgun sequence. It encodes these proteins:
- the LOC134723793 gene encoding uncharacterized protein LOC134723793, producing MSDVRITLNPNQASKMLEVLSAFSSFKRPTDLPDHLRLSKEQIKRIRKWQKMAFENAENPSFSRTNKLTAGAYKIFQDKHLLSEDDEKASQEESEDSDEDFDGDFSHLFDGLVGPNGKVNLTTTPGGKPKVDKDTPPEIIPMMTSMVNKNLMYAPTKANAEALEEWIGENRHTISAKETIRREKQLEVMKHILKLYDEEKEGESRKISEERKMKILELNAAFDELGDLPPEVEKKSKEFYKEADFNTLIPGMMETLQGTMSSLFMGLGKSLNGQNTPGKKGGEEECAVM